One Dictyoglomus turgidum DSM 6724 DNA window includes the following coding sequences:
- a CDS encoding uroporphyrinogen decarboxylase family protein, whose protein sequence is MMISEKKRLVIPLLGAPGIKLTGTTLKQNLIDPSIQFKTLYKILERFNPDGIFPFMDLTVEAEALGLKIDFPENENPSVREHPIKDREALAELKRKWNGISGRMKVFIKVCEMMVKEFDRIKGGYVIGPFTLAGELMGVNDLGINVLEEPEFVKEVVEFTTKVILEYAKVLFETGIDVVAVLEPTAVILSPQLFKEFSMKYFKYLSSEIKRPLIYHICGNTKHLIEDMGKSGAWGLSLDSAVDLKWASEIVPSKVNLIGNLDPVGVFLQGSPEMVYERTWKLLERMKDVENFILSSGCDIPVGTPLENIDAFMQAAKNF, encoded by the coding sequence ATGATGATTTCTGAAAAGAAGAGACTTGTAATTCCTCTTTTAGGAGCTCCAGGAATTAAACTTACAGGTACTACTCTTAAGCAAAATTTAATTGATCCCTCCATTCAATTTAAAACCCTTTATAAAATTTTAGAGAGATTTAATCCTGATGGAATCTTTCCCTTTATGGATCTTACTGTGGAAGCAGAAGCTTTAGGATTAAAAATTGATTTTCCAGAAAATGAGAATCCATCAGTAAGAGAACATCCTATAAAAGATAGGGAGGCTTTAGCTGAGTTAAAAAGAAAATGGAATGGTATTTCTGGAAGAATGAAAGTTTTTATAAAAGTCTGTGAGATGATGGTAAAGGAGTTTGATAGAATTAAAGGAGGATATGTTATTGGTCCCTTTACTCTTGCTGGAGAGCTTATGGGTGTAAATGATTTAGGGATTAATGTATTAGAGGAGCCAGAGTTTGTTAAAGAGGTTGTGGAATTTACTACAAAGGTGATTTTAGAATATGCTAAGGTCCTTTTTGAGACAGGAATAGATGTAGTTGCAGTCCTAGAACCTACAGCGGTAATTCTTTCTCCTCAGCTTTTTAAAGAGTTCTCAATGAAATATTTCAAATATCTTTCCTCAGAGATTAAGAGACCTCTTATTTATCATATATGTGGGAATACTAAACACTTGATTGAGGATATGGGTAAAAGTGGCGCTTGGGGATTAAGTCTTGATAGTGCTGTGGATTTAAAATGGGCATCTGAGATTGTTCCTTCGAAGGTAAATTTGATAGGTAATTTGGATCCTGTAGGGGTGTTTTTGCAGGGAAGTCCTGAGATGGTGTATGAGAGAACTTGGAAACTCCTGGAAAGGATGAAAGATGTGGAGAATTTTATATTAAGTTCTGGATGTGATATTCCTGTGGGGACCCCTCTTGAGAATATTGATGCATTTATGCAAGCTGCTAAAAATTTTTGA
- a CDS encoding SHOCT-like domain-containing protein gives MKEERYKILKLVEEGRIKADEAEELIKTLEETSKKEKRYLRVNVIENGKNIVNINVPLSLLKWGLKFANTYAEKYGEKVEISPEEIENLVNDPDFRGKLVDINTPEDNVQVIIEIV, from the coding sequence ATGAAAGAAGAGAGATATAAAATTTTAAAACTTGTAGAAGAAGGAAGAATAAAAGCTGACGAAGCAGAAGAACTAATAAAAACATTGGAGGAAACTAGTAAAAAGGAGAAAAGATATTTAAGAGTAAACGTTATTGAAAATGGTAAGAATATTGTAAATATAAATGTACCTCTTTCCTTATTAAAGTGGGGATTAAAGTTTGCTAACACCTATGCTGAAAAGTATGGAGAAAAAGTAGAAATATCTCCTGAAGAGATAGAAAACCTCGTTAATGACCCTGATTTTAGAGGAAAACTTGTAGATATAAATACTCCTGAAGATAACGTACAAGTTATAATTGAGATTGTATAA
- a CDS encoding LolA family protein: MKTARFTTLILLLLLLVISLSYAISYEEILERMSSFYRNLQSFYCILEVYNKAGNTEENVTYEYYFQKPDKLRLEVLEGKDKGTTIVYQNNRIRYKKGGVLSFIPLSLNIDDPIVLSIRKGRINELTFDYILDILSKYKPKSIKEVSIFGYNCYVIEIGESKDRLYNYSMQRIYVEKNTFVPIQLEQYENINGQNELVHKRIYRNFKINLPIDEKIFNI, translated from the coding sequence ATGAAGACTGCAAGGTTTACAACTTTAATCCTCCTACTCCTCCTTTTAGTAATAAGCTTATCGTATGCTATATCTTACGAAGAGATTTTGGAAAGGATGTCATCTTTCTACAGGAATCTTCAAAGTTTTTACTGTATCCTCGAAGTCTATAATAAAGCTGGAAATACTGAAGAAAACGTAACCTATGAATACTACTTTCAAAAACCAGATAAATTAAGACTGGAAGTCCTTGAAGGAAAAGACAAAGGAACCACCATTGTGTACCAAAACAATAGAATAAGATATAAAAAAGGAGGAGTTTTAAGCTTTATACCTTTATCTCTAAACATAGACGACCCCATTGTGCTTTCTATAAGAAAGGGAAGAATAAATGAGCTAACTTTTGACTACATTCTTGACATACTGAGTAAATATAAGCCCAAATCTATAAAAGAGGTAAGTATATTTGGATACAATTGTTATGTTATTGAAATTGGGGAAAGCAAAGATCGTTTATATAATTATTCCATGCAGAGAATATATGTAGAAAAGAATACCTTCGTCCCAATTCAATTGGAGCAATACGAAAATATAAATGGACAAAACGAATTAGTCCATAAAAGAATATATAGAAACTTTAAAATAAACTTACCTATAGATGAGAAAATTTTTAACATATAA
- a CDS encoding homocysteine biosynthesis protein, with protein sequence MAKTIEEINEKIRQGKAVVVTAEEMIDIVREKGVEKAAKEVDVVTTGTFGIMCSSGIYFNIGHTKPKIKLGGGRVYLNGVPAYAAYAAVDLFLGANALPDDDPRNKYYPGDFEYGGGHVIEDLVSGKEIRITAQAYGTDCYPRKFLDAYITIHDLNEAVLFNIRNAYQNYNVAVNSSDKTIYTYLGMLKPRFGNANYSSAGQLSPLLNDPYYKTIGIGTRIFLGGGIGYVAWHGTQHNPNVERTERGIPKGGAGTLAVIGDLKQMSSEWLRGVSMKGYGVSLAVGIGVPIPILNEEIAFYTSVSDEDILAPVVDYATAYPNRESDVIAYVTYKELRSGEIELFGKKVPTSPLSSYFKARRIAEILKEWIKEGKFLLTSPSAPIPGVESGIKFKPFSGKEVLEEVEKR encoded by the coding sequence ATGGCAAAGACAATTGAGGAAATAAATGAGAAGATCCGCCAGGGTAAGGCAGTGGTGGTTACTGCCGAAGAGATGATTGATATTGTGAGAGAAAAAGGAGTAGAAAAAGCTGCAAAGGAAGTTGATGTGGTAACAACGGGAACTTTTGGTATTATGTGTTCATCGGGAATATATTTTAACATAGGACATACAAAACCAAAAATAAAACTTGGTGGAGGAAGGGTTTATTTAAATGGTGTTCCAGCTTATGCAGCATACGCAGCAGTGGATCTTTTCCTTGGAGCAAATGCTCTTCCCGATGATGATCCCAGAAATAAATATTATCCTGGTGATTTTGAGTATGGTGGTGGACATGTAATAGAGGATCTTGTTTCAGGAAAAGAAATAAGAATCACCGCTCAAGCTTATGGCACTGATTGTTACCCAAGAAAATTTCTTGATGCATATATAACTATACATGATTTGAATGAAGCAGTGCTTTTTAATATAAGAAACGCTTATCAAAACTATAATGTAGCTGTAAATTCATCAGATAAGACTATATATACCTACCTAGGAATGCTGAAGCCCCGCTTTGGGAATGCTAATTATAGCAGTGCAGGACAACTCTCTCCCCTATTAAATGATCCTTACTATAAAACCATAGGAATAGGCACAAGAATATTTCTTGGAGGAGGAATAGGATACGTAGCTTGGCATGGGACTCAACATAATCCGAATGTAGAGAGAACGGAAAGAGGAATACCAAAGGGGGGCGCAGGAACTCTTGCAGTAATAGGAGATTTGAAACAAATGAGTAGTGAATGGCTTAGAGGCGTTAGCATGAAGGGATATGGCGTGTCTCTTGCAGTGGGAATTGGAGTTCCTATTCCTATTTTAAATGAGGAAATTGCTTTTTACACTTCTGTAAGTGATGAGGATATATTAGCCCCTGTAGTGGATTATGCTACAGCCTATCCAAATAGAGAATCGGACGTTATAGCTTATGTAACCTATAAGGAATTGAGAAGTGGAGAAATAGAATTGTTTGGCAAAAAAGTTCCTACAAGTCCTCTTTCTAGCTATTTTAAGGCAAGAAGAATTGCTGAAATTCTTAAAGAATGGATTAAAGAAGGTAAATTCTTACTTACTTCTCCATCTGCCCCAATTCCTGGAGTTGAGTCAGGAATCAAATTTAAACCCTTTAGCGGGAAAGAGGTATTGGAGGAGGTGGAGAAGAGATGA
- a CDS encoding flavin reductase family protein, translating into MYHEVKSNFVYLIHPLPGILITSIGKNNNPNVMSASWITPISINPPLISISLRPERYTYELIKETGDFAINIPDYSLRKAVFICGRYSGRKINKFKKSNLTPIPAKKIRSPIVKECLAHIECTLERIIDLPADHHIIIGRVQYAQAHEEFFKNTYIPEKFKPLLYFGKDIYGTIDTYEHIKTEEF; encoded by the coding sequence ATGTATCACGAGGTAAAATCAAATTTCGTCTATCTAATACATCCATTGCCAGGAATACTTATAACAAGTATTGGAAAAAATAACAATCCAAATGTAATGTCGGCTTCATGGATAACCCCTATAAGCATAAATCCTCCTCTTATTAGTATAAGCTTAAGACCTGAAAGATATACCTACGAACTAATTAAAGAAACAGGAGATTTTGCAATAAATATACCAGATTACTCATTAAGAAAAGCGGTATTTATTTGTGGAAGATACTCGGGAAGAAAGATAAACAAATTCAAAAAATCAAATCTTACGCCTATACCCGCAAAGAAAATAAGATCTCCTATAGTTAAAGAGTGTTTAGCTCATATTGAATGTACCCTTGAGAGAATCATTGATCTTCCTGCGGATCATCATATTATAATTGGCAGAGTACAGTATGCTCAAGCCCACGAAGAATTTTTCAAAAATACCTACATTCCTGAAAAATTTAAACCCCTTTTATATTTTGGAAAGGACATTTATGGGACTATAGACACTTATGAACATATTAAAACTGAGGAGTTTTGA
- a CDS encoding DUF2089 domain-containing protein: protein MPHPLPRCPICGNEMVIKKLECPNCKITIEGEFWVNRLASLPQEELEFLELFLKTRGNVKEMERILKLSYPTVRSKLDSILKKLGLLSEEEEEPKDKVKWIINKLERGEITVQDALKILEEGEDV, encoded by the coding sequence ATGCCACATCCATTACCAAGATGTCCTATATGCGGTAATGAAATGGTAATTAAAAAGCTTGAATGCCCTAATTGTAAAATTACCATAGAGGGTGAATTTTGGGTAAACCGCTTAGCAAGTCTTCCTCAAGAAGAGCTTGAATTCTTAGAATTGTTCTTAAAAACCCGAGGAAATGTTAAGGAAATGGAAAGAATTTTAAAGCTTTCCTATCCTACGGTAAGAAGTAAATTAGATAGTATTCTCAAGAAACTTGGACTTCTTTCTGAGGAAGAGGAAGAACCTAAGGATAAAGTAAAATGGATTATAAACAAACTTGAAAGAGGAGAAATAACTGTACAGGATGCTCTGAAAATTTTAGAGGAGGGAGAAGATGTTTAA
- a CDS encoding ABC transporter ATP-binding protein yields MSIEVRLENITKTFKTKNEILYALKNINFKIPPGKTISILGPSGCGKTTLLKIIAGLERPDEGKIFFNNEDVTELSPYERKIGMVFQNYALYPHYKARGNLAFPFWIKKTPEKEIDEKIKETAKILGVGFEYLLDKKPKELSGGEQQRVAIGRCIIRNPSIMLFDEPLSNLDAKLRVITRAQLKRLLVMFNTTSVYVTHDQTEAISIGDLIGIMNNGEIIQIGTYDEIANNPQNAFVASFFGKPSMNLIEVKVINSQIIWRNKGIPLEKPIEDGEYLLGFHGRDVLINPDGDIKGEIYFIDGTPADPSKILHIQLEDNTSIKIEIKSGEIYRCGENISFSLPKRIYLFKKSTGERVV; encoded by the coding sequence ATGAGTATAGAAGTTAGATTAGAAAACATCACAAAAACTTTTAAAACAAAAAATGAAATCTTATATGCTCTTAAAAACATAAACTTTAAAATACCCCCTGGCAAAACCATATCCATATTAGGGCCTTCAGGATGTGGTAAGACTACCCTTTTAAAGATAATTGCAGGTTTAGAAAGACCCGATGAAGGAAAAATATTTTTTAATAATGAAGACGTAACAGAACTTTCTCCTTATGAAAGAAAAATTGGCATGGTTTTTCAGAACTATGCCCTTTATCCCCACTATAAAGCAAGAGGAAATTTAGCTTTTCCTTTCTGGATTAAAAAAACCCCTGAAAAAGAGATTGATGAAAAAATAAAGGAAACAGCAAAAATTCTTGGTGTAGGATTTGAATATCTATTAGACAAAAAACCTAAGGAGCTTTCTGGAGGAGAGCAACAAAGAGTTGCCATAGGGCGATGCATAATAAGAAATCCATCAATTATGCTCTTTGATGAACCTCTCTCTAATCTTGACGCAAAACTTAGGGTTATTACAAGAGCTCAACTAAAAAGGCTTCTTGTAATGTTTAATACAACCTCTGTGTATGTAACCCATGACCAGACCGAGGCAATAAGTATAGGAGATCTCATAGGAATCATGAATAATGGAGAAATAATTCAAATAGGGACCTATGATGAAATAGCAAATAATCCACAAAATGCCTTTGTAGCATCTTTTTTTGGAAAACCTTCCATGAATTTGATAGAAGTAAAAGTAATTAACTCTCAGATTATATGGAGAAACAAGGGTATACCCTTAGAAAAACCAATAGAAGATGGAGAATATCTTTTAGGATTTCATGGGAGGGATGTACTAATAAATCCCGATGGAGATATTAAAGGCGAGATATATTTTATTGATGGTACTCCGGCAGATCCTTCTAAAATATTACACATACAATTAGAAGATAACACTTCCATAAAAATTGAGATTAAATCAGGAGAAATATACCGTTGTGGAGAAAATATATCTTTCTCTCTACCAAAGAGGATTTATCTTTTTAAAAAAAGTACAGGTGAGAGAGTAGTATAA
- a CDS encoding efflux RND transporter periplasmic adaptor subunit — protein sequence MKRILIVVFIIIALALTIFYKLNNTLSVKVERVNRKNLNLTINLSGNLSFLRKIEIYPKISGTVREVRVKPGDKVKKGEVLAIIDAEDLKKQIEQIKNIIELAKISSAFSTFNPQSEIKISQDQIKTLESYYESLNKLYEERIIRSPINGIIAKINISPLETVQASQNNLNLNNLLGNFANLLNMFNLSLPQNNPAFIVIDPTSLNAILKVDENNILKIKEGQKAVVNVDALDQNPWEGKVASISKIPSLNKDGTYSYEIYIPLPQLGEMVVEGMTISATINIGEKKNILTIPLNAITFKEGKTYVYLYENGRAKEKEIMIGDMTLDEIEIKEGLREGDLVIISPIDKISNNMKVKIENSIK from the coding sequence ATGAAAAGAATATTGATAGTAGTTTTTATAATCATAGCACTAGCTTTAACTATTTTCTATAAATTAAACAATACTCTTTCCGTAAAAGTAGAAAGAGTTAACCGAAAAAATTTGAATTTAACCATTAACTTAAGTGGTAATCTTTCCTTTCTAAGGAAAATAGAGATTTATCCAAAGATCTCAGGAACCGTTAGAGAAGTAAGAGTAAAACCAGGAGATAAGGTGAAAAAAGGAGAAGTTTTAGCAATAATAGATGCAGAAGATCTAAAAAAACAAATAGAACAGATTAAAAATATAATTGAACTTGCTAAAATCAGCAGTGCCTTTAGTACCTTTAATCCCCAATCAGAAATTAAGATAAGTCAAGATCAGATAAAAACCTTGGAGTCATATTATGAATCTTTAAACAAACTGTATGAAGAAAGGATAATAAGATCTCCCATAAATGGGATTATTGCAAAGATCAATATTTCTCCATTAGAAACAGTACAGGCCTCTCAAAACAACTTAAATTTAAATAATCTTTTAGGAAACTTCGCAAATTTACTTAATATGTTTAACTTATCTTTGCCTCAAAATAATCCAGCTTTTATTGTAATTGACCCCACTTCATTGAATGCCATATTAAAAGTGGATGAAAATAATATTTTAAAGATTAAAGAGGGGCAAAAGGCGGTAGTTAATGTGGATGCCCTTGATCAAAACCCATGGGAAGGAAAAGTTGCCTCTATAAGCAAAATTCCATCTCTAAACAAAGATGGGACCTATTCATATGAAATCTATATCCCTCTTCCCCAATTGGGAGAAATGGTTGTGGAAGGAATGACCATTTCAGCCACCATAAATATCGGAGAAAAGAAGAATATTCTTACTATTCCCTTAAATGCCATAACCTTTAAGGAGGGAAAAACCTATGTATATCTATATGAAAATGGAAGAGCAAAAGAGAAAGAAATCATGATTGGAGATATGACCCTTGATGAGATTGAGATAAAAGAAGGACTAAGAGAGGGAGACCTTGTAATAATATCACCTATTGATAAGATCTCAAATAATATGAAAGTAAAAATAGAAAATAGCATAAAATGA
- a CDS encoding NIL domain-containing protein, giving the protein MRTERIVLHFPKELADKPIIVNLVKKFDLDFNILKATITPDAEGVMVLEISGEDDNFLKGIEYLKDLGVSIQPLSKDVIWLEEKCVHCGYCVSYCPTKALYRNEKTLMVGFDSQKCTACGVCIEICPYNAMEMKIFV; this is encoded by the coding sequence ATGAGAACTGAAAGGATTGTCTTACACTTTCCTAAAGAGCTTGCAGATAAACCCATAATTGTAAACTTGGTGAAGAAGTTTGATCTTGATTTTAATATATTGAAAGCCACCATTACTCCTGATGCAGAAGGGGTTATGGTTTTGGAAATATCAGGAGAAGACGATAATTTTTTAAAGGGTATAGAGTATTTAAAAGATCTTGGAGTATCTATACAGCCCTTGTCTAAGGATGTGATATGGCTTGAAGAAAAGTGTGTCCATTGTGGGTATTGTGTAAGTTATTGTCCGACAAAGGCCTTGTATAGAAATGAGAAGACATTGATGGTTGGTTTTGATTCTCAAAAGTGTACCGCATGCGGAGTATGTATAGAGATTTGTCCATATAATGCTATGGAGATGAAAATTTTTGTATAA
- a CDS encoding ABC transporter permease, protein MKTQLKENLKLALYSLKSNKLRSFLTILGIIIGVFSVVLLISIGEGAKNQTLQIIENLGSNTLIIFPSALETGGTFTSIQIQRTRRGIPQLFNYNDLLYLRALFKNELLVSSLISSYYNVYYQIFPLEATVHGTDNDGLLINRDSISEGRFFTSYEQNAKEKVCIVGPKVAKNIAINYKEAINKIIKIGDHNFRIIGVLKERGYNQSLGDLDSRIIIPLTTALMLKGDQILNFLIVQVRDSKNIEIYRQKLIFVLKQRRGKLNFVIAKQEDLLSAMNDILNILTLTLAGIAAISLIVGGIGIMNIMLVSVTERYKEIGIRKAIGAKKKDILIQFLTESGFLGMIGGTLGIGLSIITGEILSRFEVPYNLSYSTLILGFLFSLFIGLIFGVLPAMRAANLDPIQALRSE, encoded by the coding sequence ATGAAGACACAGCTTAAGGAAAACTTAAAATTAGCTCTTTATTCCTTGAAATCTAACAAGCTTAGGTCTTTTTTAACCATATTAGGAATAATCATTGGAGTATTTTCTGTGGTACTCCTCATATCTATAGGAGAGGGCGCTAAAAATCAAACTCTTCAAATAATAGAAAATCTTGGTAGTAATACCTTAATAATATTTCCATCGGCTTTGGAAACTGGAGGAACTTTCACTTCCATACAAATACAAAGGACAAGAAGAGGAATACCTCAGCTATTTAATTATAATGACCTATTATATCTAAGGGCTCTCTTTAAAAATGAATTATTAGTTTCTTCTTTAATATCCTCTTACTACAATGTTTACTACCAAATCTTTCCCCTTGAAGCTACTGTTCATGGTACTGATAATGATGGACTCTTAATAAACAGAGATTCCATAAGTGAGGGAAGATTTTTTACTTCCTATGAGCAAAATGCAAAAGAGAAAGTATGTATTGTAGGACCTAAGGTAGCAAAAAACATAGCCATTAATTACAAGGAAGCCATAAATAAAATAATAAAAATTGGAGATCACAACTTTCGAATAATAGGCGTCTTAAAAGAGAGAGGATATAATCAAAGCTTAGGAGATTTAGACTCAAGAATAATAATCCCCCTAACTACTGCTTTGATGTTAAAAGGTGACCAAATTTTGAATTTCCTTATCGTACAAGTCAGAGATAGCAAAAACATAGAAATATATAGACAAAAATTGATATTTGTCCTAAAGCAAAGAAGAGGAAAATTAAATTTTGTCATTGCAAAGCAAGAAGATTTACTCTCTGCTATGAACGATATATTAAACATACTGACTTTAACCCTTGCTGGAATAGCAGCTATCTCCCTTATTGTGGGAGGAATAGGTATCATGAATATAATGCTGGTTTCTGTAACGGAAAGATATAAAGAGATAGGAATTAGAAAAGCAATTGGAGCGAAGAAGAAAGATATTCTTATACAATTTTTAACCGAATCTGGATTTTTAGGAATGATTGGTGGAACCCTTGGAATAGGCCTATCTATCATCACAGGAGAAATACTATCCAGATTTGAGGTACCTTATAATCTCTCTTACTCAACCCTAATTTTAGGCTTTCTATTTTCCCTTTTTATTGGGCTCATCTTTGGAGTTTTACCTGCCATGAGAGCAGCAAATTTAGATCCCATTCAAGCTTTGCGCTCAGAGTAA
- a CDS encoding UPF0280 family protein — protein MSSDKYIERTYRKYMRAPDLVSFQVKVQESDLYILAKKDLRKEAEKLLIFYRRQIEDYILKDPVFKLTLTPYKPKGNAPEIVKEMSFWSEKAGVGPMASVAGAIAEYIGKELLNYSDEIIVENGGDIFISTKRERKVAIFAGESPWSNKIGVLIPPGTTFGVCTSSGTVGPSLSFGVADAVMIVSPSAIFSDALATTLGNMIKTDKDIEVALEFAQRFPEVIQVVIVYGKHLGVWGNLKLIRL, from the coding sequence ATGTCATCGGATAAGTATATAGAGAGAACCTATAGAAAATATATGAGAGCTCCTGACCTTGTGTCTTTTCAGGTAAAGGTACAAGAGAGTGATCTATACATTCTTGCTAAAAAAGATCTAAGAAAAGAGGCAGAAAAACTTTTAATATTTTATAGAAGACAGATTGAAGACTATATTTTAAAAGATCCAGTATTTAAATTAACCTTGACTCCTTATAAACCCAAAGGTAACGCTCCTGAGATAGTAAAGGAAATGAGTTTTTGGTCAGAAAAGGCAGGAGTTGGTCCTATGGCTTCGGTGGCTGGAGCTATAGCAGAGTACATAGGAAAAGAGCTTTTGAATTATTCTGACGAAATTATTGTGGAAAACGGTGGAGATATATTCATCTCTACAAAGAGAGAGAGAAAAGTAGCTATATTTGCTGGTGAATCACCTTGGAGTAACAAAATAGGTGTTTTAATTCCTCCTGGAACAACCTTTGGAGTATGTACATCGTCAGGAACGGTTGGTCCTTCCTTAAGTTTTGGAGTGGCTGATGCGGTAATGATTGTGTCCCCTTCAGCAATTTTTTCAGATGCCTTAGCAACAACCCTTGGAAATATGATTAAAACTGATAAAGATATAGAAGTTGCTCTTGAATTTGCCCAAAGGTTTCCCGAAGTAATACAGGTAGTAATAGTTTATGGTAAACATCTTGGTGTATGGGGAAATCTCAAACTTATAAGATTGTAA